One window of uncultured Methanoregula sp. genomic DNA carries:
- a CDS encoding C1 family peptidase produces the protein MKYRILIKNLAAILFCVAFLIIILPPAAAEDPSDGHMNLSFEDMEDEFLAYDNASLYVPVSSISTAPLTLSNEFPKTSYSDWDQGTCGNCWVWAGTGVLAQTLYKSTGTATPLSIQFFNSNYMNGNINMQKPHDWACTGGFPSTFADIYNTGVNQSYPGGPFVVPWTNANAGYKDAAVPDRDDEQTTLSKNLITITPNIGLGRIEPQRVLADPPSNQTAAVENITRALADGKVVYYTMQLPNKSVWAQFTPAFWSTQSNETLWDMDAYNQSFFNTSAGEGSGHAMILIGYNKSASLPKASQYWIVQNSWGTNANRTTGQYKLKMWMDYNATFNNTEWTTQEFWIFNTSWKTDPTVSSITPSTALMGTVSSTDLTGTNFASGADVMLKSATLTPRHAGSLVNGSGGAALGDPSRVTISGNYAYIASNTSNALEIVNLSNPFVPVHAGSIANGAGGALLNGPMDVAVSGNYAYVASFRDNALEIIDISTPSAPVHKSKISSGTGGALLMGPQRVAVSGNYAFVASSGSNALEIVNISNPAAPVHWGSLTDTTGGALLNTPYDLAVVDNFPYVYVASYGSNALEIVNITNPAAPRHMGSITNGAGGALLNAPWSVTVAGYNAFVTSKGNNALEIIDISNQSAPVHRGSLVKTQGVAWLNEPVDATISADRKYAYVSSNGGNRLDIIDVSDPAAPVYTTGLANGAGGALLETPSSVALYRSLAYVTSRGTDALEVVAVDSIPATGISVSPPTSMSGSFNLIKGTPFGSWNVVVTNVNNRFATLSNGFTVTSYIPPGPDGGDDENAGIAEEKETTTTGQASVSLKTNDLGQTLAPYTVETTEASPIDVQVSIPQSTKSLTAQGQPVSEVTITPVSQETVEGITGGISPPEGTVFAAGGHGVECSPTGATFDHPVTLTFTLTRSQWDDALAQAGGKSQDITVQYYAASTKSWVSLPTTVDRDTRTVTTTTKHFSFFAVLVKAARNTTPAPTQATHSQLTPAAAVHTTVSVVPTATPVPAPPQSSPQFPVVMVVAIIGGFAVLIGGILLMRRWWIRRQNPALFRDYD, from the coding sequence ATGAAATACCGCATTCTGATAAAAAACCTGGCTGCTATCCTCTTCTGCGTGGCATTCCTGATCATTATTCTTCCACCGGCTGCTGCCGAGGATCCATCGGACGGGCATATGAACCTGTCCTTCGAGGATATGGAAGACGAGTTCCTTGCATATGACAATGCATCGCTCTATGTGCCGGTATCATCCATCAGCACTGCCCCGCTCACGCTGAGCAACGAGTTTCCCAAGACCTCGTATAGTGACTGGGACCAGGGTACGTGCGGGAACTGCTGGGTATGGGCCGGCACGGGCGTGCTCGCCCAGACCCTGTATAAATCCACGGGTACTGCAACCCCATTGTCGATCCAGTTCTTCAATTCCAATTACATGAACGGGAACATCAACATGCAAAAGCCCCATGACTGGGCCTGCACCGGGGGATTTCCCTCTACATTCGCCGATATTTACAACACGGGGGTGAACCAGTCATACCCGGGTGGGCCGTTTGTGGTTCCCTGGACCAATGCGAATGCCGGCTACAAGGATGCTGCCGTGCCGGATCGTGACGACGAGCAGACAACACTCTCCAAAAACCTCATAACAATAACCCCAAACATCGGGCTCGGCCGTATCGAGCCGCAACGAGTCCTCGCGGACCCGCCATCGAACCAGACTGCCGCCGTGGAGAATATCACCCGTGCACTGGCTGACGGCAAGGTTGTTTACTACACGATGCAGCTCCCCAACAAGTCTGTGTGGGCGCAATTTACTCCTGCATTCTGGTCAACCCAGTCGAATGAAACCCTCTGGGACATGGACGCGTATAACCAGTCATTTTTTAACACAAGCGCCGGGGAGGGGAGTGGCCATGCCATGATCCTGATCGGGTACAATAAATCCGCGTCCCTCCCCAAAGCCAGCCAGTACTGGATTGTCCAGAACAGCTGGGGCACCAACGCAAACCGTACCACCGGCCAGTATAAACTCAAGATGTGGATGGACTATAATGCCACATTCAATAATACCGAATGGACTACGCAGGAGTTCTGGATTTTCAACACCAGCTGGAAGACCGATCCTACGGTCAGCAGCATCACGCCTTCAACCGCCCTTATGGGAACCGTCAGCAGTACGGACCTTACCGGAACGAACTTTGCGAGCGGCGCAGACGTGATGCTGAAGTCAGCGACCCTCACCCCGCGGCACGCCGGGAGCCTGGTGAACGGTTCGGGCGGGGCAGCTTTAGGTGACCCGTCCAGGGTTACGATTTCAGGCAACTATGCATATATCGCCAGCAATACCAGCAATGCCCTTGAGATCGTGAACCTGAGCAATCCCTTTGTTCCGGTCCATGCGGGCAGTATTGCCAACGGGGCCGGCGGGGCGCTCCTGAACGGCCCCATGGATGTAGCGGTATCCGGTAACTATGCCTATGTTGCAAGTTTCAGGGATAATGCCCTGGAGATCATTGACATCTCCACGCCTTCGGCCCCGGTCCACAAGAGCAAGATCTCCAGCGGAACCGGCGGGGCGCTCCTCATGGGGCCGCAGAGAGTGGCGGTTTCGGGGAATTATGCGTTTGTTGCCAGTTCCGGCAGCAATGCCCTTGAGATTGTGAACATATCCAACCCTGCCGCTCCCGTGCACTGGGGAAGCCTTACGGACACCACCGGCGGGGCACTCCTGAACACCCCGTATGATCTCGCGGTTGTCGATAATTTCCCGTACGTGTATGTTGCCAGTTACGGGAGCAACGCCCTTGAGATCGTGAATATAACCAACCCTGCTGCTCCCAGACACATGGGAAGCATCACGAACGGTGCCGGTGGGGCACTCCTGAACGCTCCGTGGAGTGTGACGGTGGCCGGGTACAATGCATTTGTCACCAGCAAGGGGAATAATGCCCTGGAGATTATCGACATCAGTAACCAGTCCGCGCCGGTTCACCGGGGAAGCCTGGTGAAAACCCAAGGGGTCGCTTGGCTGAACGAGCCGGTTGATGCCACCATCTCGGCTGACCGGAAATATGCCTACGTTTCGAGCAACGGGGGGAACCGGCTGGACATCATCGATGTTTCCGACCCCGCTGCTCCGGTATACACGACAGGGCTTGCGAACGGGGCCGGCGGGGCCCTCCTTGAAACCCCCAGCAGCGTCGCACTCTACCGGTCCCTTGCCTATGTTACATCCCGCGGTACCGATGCCCTTGAGGTAGTAGCCGTGGACTCTATTCCTGCAACAGGAATTTCCGTATCCCCGCCAACCAGCATGTCCGGTTCATTCAACCTGATCAAAGGCACCCCCTTTGGATCCTGGAACGTGGTTGTGACCAATGTCAATAACCGGTTTGCCACCCTTTCCAACGGGTTTACCGTAACCTCCTATATCCCCCCGGGACCTGACGGGGGTGATGATGAGAACGCAGGTATCGCGGAAGAGAAAGAGACCACTACTACCGGCCAGGCAAGCGTGTCCCTCAAGACCAATGATCTTGGCCAGACCCTTGCCCCCTATACCGTTGAGACAACGGAAGCCTCACCAATAGATGTCCAGGTATCGATACCCCAGTCTACGAAATCCCTCACTGCCCAGGGACAGCCGGTCAGCGAAGTAACCATTACGCCGGTTTCGCAGGAAACCGTTGAAGGGATTACCGGCGGTATCTCTCCCCCGGAAGGCACCGTCTTTGCCGCCGGGGGTCATGGTGTTGAATGTTCCCCGACCGGTGCAACCTTCGATCATCCGGTCACGCTCACCTTCACCCTGACCCGATCCCAGTGGGATGATGCGCTTGCCCAGGCGGGTGGCAAGTCCCAGGACATCACCGTCCAGTACTACGCTGCCTCCACAAAATCATGGGTATCCCTCCCGACAACCGTTGATCGTGACACCCGCACGGTCACTACTACGACAAAACACTTTAGCTTCTTTGCGGTGCTGGTAAAGGCTGCCAGGAATACCACTCCAGCCCCCACCCAGGCCACGCATTCCCAGCTGACTCCGGCAGCGGCGGTTCACACTACGGTAAGTGTCGTCCCGACAGCAACTCCCGTTCCCGCTCCCCCGCAATCCTCACCCCAGTTTCCGGTCGTGATGGTTGTTGCCATAATCGGGGGTTTTGCGGTCCTGATCGGGGGTATCCTGCTCATGAGGCGCTGGTGGATCCGGCGGCAGAACCCGGCATTGTTCCGGGATTATGACTGA
- the serA gene encoding phosphoglycerate dehydrogenase, protein MANARVLVSDPLAEEGLVILRAAVDVDVKTDLKEDELCKIIGDYDALLVRSGTEVTAKVIEAGNRLKFIGRAGVGVDNVDVEAATRKGIIVANAPEGNTLAATEHTMAMMQSLARNIPQANASLKKKEWKRSKFMGVELNEKTLGIVGFGRIGREVAKRANAMDMKCVAYDPFITKERAAQLGVEMMSMADLFKVADVITVHTPLIPETKHVINAKSIATMKDGVRIINCARGGIIDEKALYDAIKSGKVAGAALDVFEEEPPTESPLLTLDQVIVTPHLGASTVEAQLNVAVSVAKQCIEVLNGGSAKYVVNAPMVPPEHAEVLEPYAQLAEKMGRFAIQIAGGRLSSVECIYGGELSAYAGSMKFVTRLALKGLLDPILQQPINIVNAEFIAKERGITVSETVTQEAHGFKNLITIKVKTDKGEESVSGTVFFKGRSRIVAVGGYTMDMIPEGYVIVSRHLDKPGVIGRASTILGKVNINIAGMQVGRITPGEEAIMVLNVDSEVPAAVMDEIRSMPGIFTATFAKITSQQI, encoded by the coding sequence ATGGCAAACGCAAGAGTGCTCGTCAGCGATCCGCTGGCGGAAGAAGGGCTTGTCATTCTCCGGGCGGCCGTTGACGTTGATGTCAAGACCGACCTGAAGGAAGACGAGCTCTGCAAGATAATCGGGGATTACGATGCCCTGCTGGTCCGGAGCGGCACCGAAGTGACCGCAAAAGTGATCGAAGCCGGCAACAGGCTCAAATTCATCGGCCGTGCCGGTGTCGGTGTGGACAATGTCGACGTGGAGGCAGCGACCCGCAAGGGTATCATCGTGGCCAACGCACCCGAGGGCAACACGCTCGCGGCAACCGAGCACACCATGGCGATGATGCAGTCGCTCGCCCGCAACATTCCCCAGGCGAACGCGAGCCTCAAGAAGAAGGAGTGGAAACGCTCCAAATTCATGGGTGTCGAGCTCAACGAAAAGACGCTCGGGATTGTCGGTTTCGGCCGGATCGGGCGCGAGGTGGCAAAGCGGGCCAATGCAATGGACATGAAGTGCGTTGCGTACGACCCGTTCATCACCAAGGAACGGGCAGCCCAGCTCGGCGTCGAGATGATGTCCATGGCCGATCTCTTCAAGGTGGCGGATGTCATCACGGTGCATACCCCCCTGATACCGGAGACAAAGCACGTCATCAATGCCAAAAGCATTGCAACCATGAAAGACGGTGTCCGGATCATCAACTGTGCCCGCGGTGGCATCATCGACGAGAAGGCGCTCTACGATGCGATCAAGAGCGGCAAGGTGGCAGGAGCTGCCCTCGATGTATTCGAGGAAGAGCCCCCGACCGAGTCCCCGCTCCTGACTCTCGACCAGGTCATTGTCACCCCGCACCTCGGGGCAAGCACGGTTGAGGCGCAGCTCAACGTTGCAGTTTCGGTTGCCAAGCAGTGCATCGAAGTCCTGAACGGCGGCTCCGCGAAGTACGTGGTGAACGCACCCATGGTCCCGCCCGAGCACGCGGAAGTGCTCGAGCCCTATGCCCAGCTTGCCGAGAAGATGGGCCGGTTTGCCATCCAGATCGCCGGCGGCCGTCTCTCGTCCGTTGAGTGCATCTATGGCGGGGAACTCTCAGCATATGCGGGAAGCATGAAGTTCGTCACCCGTCTGGCCCTCAAGGGTCTTCTCGATCCTATCCTCCAGCAGCCGATCAACATCGTGAACGCGGAGTTCATTGCCAAGGAACGCGGCATAACGGTGAGCGAGACGGTCACGCAGGAAGCCCACGGGTTCAAGAACCTGATCACGATCAAGGTGAAGACCGACAAGGGCGAGGAATCGGTCAGCGGCACGGTCTTCTTCAAGGGCCGGAGCCGGATCGTCGCCGTCGGCGGCTACACGATGGACATGATCCCCGAGGGGTATGTCATCGTATCGCGCCATCTCGACAAGCCCGGTGTCATCGGGCGGGCGTCCACGATCCTCGGGAAGGTCAACATCAATATCGCGGGCATGCAGGTCGGCCGGATCACCCCGGGCGAGGAAGCGATCATGGTCCTGAACGTGGACAGTGAAGTCCCCGCAGCCGTGATGGATGAGATCCGGTCGATGCCGGGTATTTTCACGGCAACGTTTGCCAAGATAACCTCTCAGCAGATCTGA
- the ppsA gene encoding phosphoenolpyruvate synthase yields MKEVPNILWLEEIRKEDIISVGGKGASLGEMASIGLPVPKAFVVTAQAFRRFLVETGLEKKIYASFERLDVEDNAALEKAAEQAKALVIKAKMPPAIRDEIKKAYKKMDNNDLIVAVRSSATAEDLPDASFAGQQETYLNIKGEANLLLSVQQCWASLYGARALYYRAKQGFDDQTVNIAVVVQQLVHSQKAGVMFTSHPITGEPLTIIEGSWGLGEAVVSGSVSPDKYVFDQRTEKVVDTLISNKKVEIIADGDHGTKLADVPADRQDKQVLSDAEVEKLAMYGKIAENHYGVPQDVEWGIVSGTFYILQSRPITTIGSRKEAKGMSGNTASATILIKGQGAAPGIASGKVVIIRDVKDTGAVKEGDILVTKMTNPDMVPAMRKVGAIVTDEGGMTCHAAIVSRELGTPAVVGTKNATSVLKNGQLVTVDGELGLIYEGAVAPAAAAPAAGPVQQAVIAHAPIITATSVKVNVSIPEAAARAAATGADGVGLLRIEHLILGLNKTPGWFITNNKEEEFVKELHDGIKIVLDAFPGKPVWVRTLDAPTDEFRNMKGGENEPHEHNPMLGWRGIRRDLQSPDQFRLQVEAFKRLWNEGYENLGIMFPMVSHPDQFIKGKEMMRGWGVDVEKVTLGIMIEIPSSAIMIEDFIKSGIKFASFGTNDLIQYTLAIDRNNENVADMYNPQHPAVLHLIHNAIQMCRAYDVECSICGQAGSDPKMAAWLVEHGITSLSANIDAIAKIREAVAKTEKRIILEAARSRDAE; encoded by the coding sequence ATGAAAGAAGTGCCCAACATTCTATGGCTCGAGGAGATCAGGAAGGAGGATATTATATCGGTAGGGGGCAAGGGGGCATCTCTTGGGGAGATGGCATCCATCGGCCTTCCCGTACCGAAAGCCTTCGTGGTGACTGCTCAGGCCTTCCGCAGGTTTTTAGTCGAGACCGGTCTTGAAAAGAAGATATATGCATCGTTCGAACGGCTCGATGTCGAGGATAACGCGGCACTTGAAAAGGCAGCCGAACAGGCAAAAGCGCTGGTGATCAAGGCAAAGATGCCGCCGGCTATCCGGGACGAGATAAAAAAAGCCTACAAGAAGATGGATAATAACGACCTCATCGTTGCGGTGCGGTCGAGCGCTACTGCCGAGGACCTGCCGGATGCAAGCTTTGCCGGCCAGCAGGAGACCTACCTCAATATCAAAGGGGAAGCGAACCTTCTTTTGTCAGTCCAGCAGTGCTGGGCATCACTCTATGGTGCGCGGGCACTGTATTACCGCGCAAAACAGGGATTCGACGACCAGACCGTGAATATCGCCGTGGTTGTCCAGCAGCTCGTCCATTCCCAGAAGGCCGGGGTCATGTTCACGTCCCACCCGATCACGGGCGAACCGCTCACGATCATCGAGGGGTCCTGGGGACTGGGGGAAGCCGTAGTCTCGGGCTCGGTCTCTCCCGACAAGTACGTGTTTGACCAGCGGACCGAGAAAGTAGTGGACACGCTCATCTCGAATAAGAAAGTGGAGATCATAGCGGACGGCGATCACGGCACGAAACTTGCGGACGTCCCGGCAGACCGCCAGGACAAGCAGGTGCTCTCGGACGCCGAGGTTGAAAAACTTGCCATGTATGGCAAGATCGCAGAGAACCATTACGGCGTACCGCAGGACGTCGAATGGGGCATTGTCAGCGGAACATTCTATATTCTCCAGTCCCGACCGATCACTACCATCGGGAGCAGGAAAGAGGCAAAGGGCATGTCAGGTAACACGGCAAGCGCAACCATTCTGATCAAGGGCCAGGGTGCTGCACCCGGCATAGCGTCTGGGAAAGTCGTGATCATCCGCGATGTCAAGGACACCGGTGCAGTAAAAGAAGGCGACATCCTTGTCACGAAGATGACCAACCCGGACATGGTGCCGGCAATGCGCAAAGTCGGCGCTATCGTAACCGACGAGGGCGGGATGACCTGTCATGCAGCGATCGTGAGCCGGGAACTGGGCACACCGGCCGTGGTCGGGACTAAGAACGCAACCTCGGTTCTCAAAAACGGGCAGCTCGTTACCGTCGACGGCGAGCTTGGCCTCATCTACGAAGGCGCTGTCGCACCGGCAGCAGCGGCACCGGCCGCGGGGCCGGTCCAGCAGGCAGTCATCGCCCATGCACCGATCATCACCGCAACGAGCGTCAAGGTAAACGTCTCCATTCCCGAGGCAGCAGCCCGGGCAGCGGCAACCGGTGCCGACGGTGTCGGGCTTCTCAGGATCGAGCACCTGATCCTCGGCCTGAACAAGACCCCCGGCTGGTTCATCACGAACAACAAGGAAGAGGAGTTTGTCAAGGAACTCCACGACGGCATCAAGATCGTGCTCGACGCGTTCCCGGGAAAACCGGTCTGGGTCCGCACGCTTGACGCACCAACCGACGAGTTCCGGAACATGAAAGGCGGCGAGAACGAACCGCACGAGCACAATCCGATGCTCGGCTGGAGAGGCATCCGCCGCGACCTCCAGAGCCCCGACCAGTTCCGACTCCAGGTAGAAGCCTTCAAGCGCCTCTGGAACGAGGGTTACGAGAACCTCGGCATCATGTTCCCGATGGTCTCCCACCCCGACCAGTTCATCAAAGGAAAAGAGATGATGCGGGGCTGGGGCGTTGATGTCGAGAAAGTCACGCTCGGTATCATGATCGAGATCCCGTCAAGCGCTATCATGATCGAGGACTTCATCAAGAGCGGGATCAAGTTCGCCTCGTTCGGAACGAACGACCTGATCCAGTACACCCTTGCCATTGACCGGAACAACGAGAACGTGGCTGATATGTACAACCCCCAGCACCCGGCCGTCCTTCACCTGATCCACAACGCTATCCAGATGTGCCGGGCTTACGATGTTGAGTGCTCAATCTGCGGGCAGGCCGGGTCCGACCCGAAGATGGCAGCCTGGCTCGTGGAACACGGCATCACCAGCCTCTCGGCCAACATCGATGCGATCGCCAAGATCCGCGAGGCGGTGGCAAAGACGGAAAAGCGCATCATCCTGGAAGCCGCGAGATCGAGAGATGCTGAATAA
- the mfnA gene encoding tyrosine decarboxylase MfnA: protein MLNKGRAEEELFSFFCQKKQEDLDHTFILSSMCTLPHPVAVRAHCMFMETNLGDPGLFPGTASLEKLLIRRFGDLFHCPDAGGYATSGGTESNIQALRLAKAHNHEIANPNVIVPGSAHFSFKKACDILGLEMRRTPLLADHRMDADKAAVLVDRNTVAIVGVAGTTEYGMVDPIPALGKIAVQDDLFFHVDAAFGGMVIPFLPDPMPFDFAVPGVTTIAVDPHKMGMSTIPAGCLITREPDLLNTLNIDTPYLTVKQEYTLGGTRPGAPVAGALAVIDYLGREGMTAIVAGCMKNTRRLIAGMETRGFPRVTTPDVNVAAFACKKEQVPAPWKVSWTCQGHLRIVCMPHVHLDRIEAFLNDIGENHA, encoded by the coding sequence ATGCTGAATAAGGGTCGGGCAGAAGAAGAACTCTTCTCGTTTTTCTGCCAGAAAAAACAGGAAGACCTCGACCATACGTTTATTCTCAGCTCCATGTGCACGCTCCCCCACCCCGTTGCGGTGCGGGCACACTGCATGTTCATGGAGACCAACCTTGGCGACCCGGGCCTTTTTCCCGGGACCGCATCCCTTGAAAAACTGTTAATCCGACGCTTTGGCGATCTCTTCCACTGCCCGGATGCGGGCGGCTATGCCACGAGCGGGGGTACTGAATCCAATATCCAGGCCCTCCGGCTGGCAAAGGCCCACAACCACGAGATCGCAAACCCGAACGTGATCGTGCCCGGGTCTGCCCACTTCTCCTTCAAGAAAGCCTGCGATATCCTCGGCCTCGAGATGCGGCGGACCCCGCTCCTTGCAGATCACCGGATGGACGCGGACAAGGCAGCCGTACTCGTGGACAGGAACACGGTTGCCATCGTAGGCGTTGCGGGCACCACCGAGTACGGGATGGTGGATCCGATCCCCGCACTCGGCAAAATCGCTGTGCAGGACGACCTCTTCTTCCATGTCGACGCGGCGTTTGGCGGGATGGTGATCCCGTTCCTTCCCGATCCCATGCCGTTCGATTTTGCCGTGCCCGGCGTTACCACAATAGCGGTGGACCCCCATAAGATGGGCATGAGCACCATTCCCGCCGGCTGCCTCATCACGAGGGAGCCGGACCTGCTCAATACCCTCAACATCGATACCCCGTACCTGACCGTGAAACAGGAGTATACCCTGGGCGGTACCCGGCCCGGCGCACCTGTTGCCGGGGCGCTTGCCGTCATCGACTATCTCGGCAGGGAAGGAATGACCGCAATCGTGGCCGGGTGCATGAAGAATACCCGGCGCCTCATAGCCGGCATGGAGACCCGGGGCTTCCCCCGGGTAACAACTCCCGATGTGAACGTGGCGGCTTTCGCCTGCAAAAAGGAGCAGGTGCCAGCGCCCTGGAAAGTGTCGTGGACCTGCCAGGGCCACCTCCGCATTGTCTGCATGCCCCACGTGCACCTTGACCGTATCGAGGCTTTCCTGAATGATATTGGTGAAAACCATGCTTGA
- the hpt gene encoding hypoxanthine/guanine phosphoribosyltransferase, with protein sequence MLDRLVESLETCPMVKRGEYNYFIHPITDGVPIVEPALLRDVAAAMVKVLDLNGVDKIVVVEAMGIHIGSILSTMTDIPMTVMRKREYKLPHEVPVHQTTGYSKGELYLNGVYKGDRVVIIDDVVSTGGTMIALLKALEIAGAEVVDVCIAIQRGNPDIGRPYKSLVKIEVDDRVHVIERHL encoded by the coding sequence ATGCTTGACCGACTCGTAGAATCCCTTGAAACCTGCCCGATGGTGAAACGCGGGGAGTACAATTACTTCATCCACCCGATCACCGACGGGGTACCGATCGTCGAACCCGCCCTCCTGCGCGACGTGGCAGCCGCCATGGTCAAGGTCCTTGACTTAAATGGCGTGGACAAGATCGTTGTCGTGGAGGCAATGGGCATCCACATCGGCTCCATCCTCTCGACCATGACCGACATCCCGATGACCGTGATGCGCAAGCGGGAATACAAGCTCCCCCACGAGGTCCCGGTCCACCAGACAACAGGCTACTCGAAAGGCGAGCTGTACCTAAACGGGGTGTACAAGGGTGACCGGGTCGTGATCATCGACGACGTGGTGAGCACGGGCGGGACCATGATAGCGCTCTTAAAAGCCCTGGAGATTGCCGGGGCCGAGGTCGTGGATGTCTGCATCGCGATCCAGCGGGGCAACCCCGATATCGGCCGGCCCTACAAATCCCTCGTGAAGATCGAGGTGGATGACCGGGTCCATGTCATTGAACGACACCTCTGA
- the dph2 gene encoding diphthamide biosynthesis enzyme Dph2, with protein MSLNDTSELIEKLTARGATTVALQFPEGLKRKAGEYARALREAGFSVIVSGDPCYGACDLALDTLQYADVLVHFGHAPVDEQPNVIFEPYRVDFDPAIVEKALPLLTRRTIGLVTTIQHAHLVPAMEAVLRSRGLDVRVAPGSGRTPCPGQVLGCCFTAAKISGTEEILFVGTGVFHPVGMALTTGLKVIALDPLTGIAQEVSGEALQRRRFAVMEKARGAGSVGIIVSTKQGQQRMELARHLASLSPHAVIVTMQEVSPDELLNLGFAAYVNTACPRLAYDDQVRFPVPVLSPQEFEILCGKRSWDEYAIDEIP; from the coding sequence ATGTCATTGAACGACACCTCTGAGTTGATCGAAAAGCTCACGGCCCGCGGGGCAACAACCGTTGCCCTCCAGTTCCCGGAGGGTTTGAAACGGAAAGCCGGGGAGTATGCCCGGGCTCTCCGCGAGGCGGGTTTTTCCGTTATCGTGAGCGGTGATCCCTGCTACGGGGCCTGCGATCTCGCGCTTGACACGCTTCAGTATGCAGATGTGCTCGTCCATTTCGGCCATGCCCCGGTGGACGAACAGCCAAACGTGATCTTCGAGCCCTACCGGGTGGATTTCGATCCTGCAATCGTGGAGAAGGCGCTGCCGCTCCTGACCCGGCGTACAATCGGCCTTGTGACTACGATCCAGCACGCCCACCTGGTCCCTGCCATGGAAGCAGTGCTCCGGTCCCGGGGACTTGATGTCAGGGTTGCTCCGGGAAGCGGGCGGACTCCCTGCCCGGGACAGGTGCTTGGCTGCTGCTTTACCGCTGCAAAGATTTCCGGCACCGAAGAGATCCTGTTTGTCGGCACGGGTGTGTTCCACCCGGTTGGCATGGCCCTTACCACGGGCCTGAAGGTGATCGCGCTCGATCCGCTCACCGGAATAGCACAGGAAGTGAGCGGCGAGGCGCTCCAGCGCAGGAGGTTCGCCGTGATGGAGAAGGCGAGGGGAGCCGGATCTGTGGGCATCATCGTCTCCACCAAGCAGGGCCAGCAACGGATGGAACTCGCCCGGCACCTGGCATCCCTTTCCCCTCATGCCGTCATTGTCACGATGCAGGAAGTGAGCCCGGACGAACTCCTGAATCTCGGGTTTGCCGCTTACGTGAACACGGCCTGCCCGCGGCTCGCCTACGACGACCAGGTGCGCTTCCCCGTGCCGGTCCTCTCCCCGCAGGAGTTCGAGATCCTCTGCGGGAAGCGGAGCTGGGACGAGTACGCCATCGACGAGATCCCATGA
- a CDS encoding METTL5 family protein gives MKLKNLEMMLQRLGGFQKPRAALEQYQTPAPLAARLLFHALMKQDIEGRAVYDLGSGTGVLAIGAALLGAASVTGIEIDEQAVRTAEANAELLDVDVTFLIADIRNPDVSAKIGPCDTVVMNPPFGAQKAHADRPFIDCSLALAPVTYSIFNAGSAPFVKAYTEGRAEIAEKVGGAFPIKRTFAFHTKDVQEIEVEILRLIRNQ, from the coding sequence ATGAAACTCAAGAACCTCGAGATGATGCTCCAGCGGCTCGGGGGATTCCAAAAACCGAGAGCCGCCCTCGAACAGTACCAGACGCCGGCGCCACTTGCAGCACGGCTCCTCTTCCACGCCCTGATGAAGCAGGACATTGAGGGCCGGGCAGTCTACGATCTCGGGAGCGGTACCGGTGTGCTCGCCATCGGGGCTGCGCTGCTTGGCGCGGCATCGGTAACAGGAATAGAAATCGATGAGCAGGCAGTCCGGACAGCGGAGGCTAACGCTGAACTTCTCGATGTTGACGTGACCTTTTTAATTGCGGATATCCGAAACCCGGACGTCTCTGCGAAGATCGGCCCCTGCGATACCGTGGTCATGAACCCGCCGTTCGGGGCCCAGAAAGCACATGCAGACCGCCCGTTCATCGATTGTTCCCTTGCACTTGCCCCGGTCACCTACAGTATCTTTAATGCGGGATCTGCCCCATTTGTAAAAGCCTACACGGAAGGAAGGGCGGAGATTGCCGAGAAGGTCGGCGGGGCATTCCCCATAAAACGCACCTTTGCCTTCCATACCAAAGACGTGCAGGAAATCGAGGTCGAGATCCTACGGCTGATACGGAACCAGTAA